A window of Perognathus longimembris pacificus isolate PPM17 chromosome 6, ASM2315922v1, whole genome shotgun sequence contains these coding sequences:
- the LOC125353124 gene encoding small EDRK-rich factor 1-like yields the protein MARGNQRELACQKNMKKTQEISKGKIKEDSLTTSQRKQRDSEIMQQKQKAVNEKKSMQTREK from the coding sequence ATGGCCCGTGGAAATCAACGAGAGCTGGCCTGCCAGAAGAATATGAAAAAAACCCAGGAAATAAGCAAGGGAAAAATTAAAGAGGATAGCTTGACTACCTCTCAGAGAAAGCAAAGAGACTCTGAGATCATGCAGCAAAAGCAGAAGGCAGTTAATGAGAAGAAGTCAATGCAGACAAGAGAAAAATGA